Sequence from the Deltaproteobacteria bacterium genome:
GGTTGTCGTACACCACGACGTCGCGACCCGCTTCGATCAGCACCTTCGCGGTGACCGAACCGATATACCCCGCGCCGCCGGCGACGAGCACGCTCACTGCGCGGCCGGATTCAGTCGGTCGATTCGGGACCGGAAGTAGTCGAAGGTGATTTTCAGACCGTCTTCGAGCGATACCTCGGGCTGCCAACCGAGAATTTCCTTCGCGAGCGAGATGTCGGGTTGGCGGACCTTGGGATCGTCCTCGGGGAGCGGTTTGAACACGATCTCGCTACGGCTCCCGGTGACCTCGATGATCTTCTTCGCGAATTCGAGAATCGTCATCTCGCGCGGATTGCCGAGGTTGACGGGCAGCGGGTAGTCGCTCATGAGCAGACGGTCGATGCCGCGCACGAGGTCGGAGACATAACAGAACGAGCGCGTCTGCCGGCCGTCGCCGAAGACGGTGATCGGCTCGCCGCGCAGCGCCTGGCTGCCGAACGCGGGTACCACGCGACCGTCGCGCAGACGCATGCGCGGACCGAAGGTGTTGAAGATGCGCACGATGCGCGTCTCGACGCCGTGGAAGCGCTGATAGGCCATCGCGATCGCCTCGGCGAAGCGCTTGGCTTCGTCATAAACGCCGCGCGGGCCGATGGGGTTGACGTTGCCCCAGTAGTCCTCGGTCTGCGGATGCACCAGAGGATCGCCGTAGACCTCGCTCGTGCTCGCGAGCAGGAACCGCGCGCCCTTGGCCTTGGCGAGGCCGAGGGTGTTGTGCGTGCCGAGCGCGCCGACCTTGAGCGTCTGGATCGGCAGTTCGAGGTAGTCGATGGGCGACGCAGGCGACGCGAAGTGCAGGATGTAGTCGAGCGGCCCGTCGAGGTAGATGTAGCTCGTGATGTTGTGCTTGATGAACGTGAAATTCTCGGCGGTGATGTGCGCGATGTTGTCGACCGAGCCGGTCAGCAAATTGTCCATCGCGATGACGTCGAATCCCTTGGCGACGTAGTAGTCGCACAGGTGCGATCCGATGAATCCCGCGCCGCCGGTGATGAGAATGCGCGGCATCGATCAGGCGTCCCGCGCGGCGAGCACGGCGGGGCGGCCCACCGAGTAATAGTCGATGCGGTGCCGCCGCGCGATCTCCTCGTCGAAAAGGTTGCGTCCGTCGATGACGACGCGCGTTCGCAGGTGCGTCGCGATGCGATCGAAATTCGGCTGGCGGTACTCGTTCCACTCGGTGCAGATCACGAGCGCGTCCGCGCCTTCGAGCGCCTCGTAGTTGTTTTTGTGAAGCTCCACCGCGCCGCTCGTGATCGCGTCCGCGAACACGCCATGCGCGACCTCGAGCGCCGCGGGGTCCGTCGCACGCACCCGGGCGCCCGCCGCGACGAGGCGCTCGATCGTCACCACCGACGGAGCTTCTCGCATGTCGTCGGTCTGCGGCTTGAACGCGAGTCCCCACACG
This genomic interval carries:
- a CDS encoding SDR family oxidoreductase: MPRILITGGAGFIGSHLCDYYVAKGFDVIAMDNLLTGSVDNIAHITAENFTFIKHNITSYIYLDGPLDYILHFASPASPIDYLELPIQTLKVGALGTHNTLGLAKAKGARFLLASTSEVYGDPLVHPQTEDYWGNVNPIGPRGVYDEAKRFAEAIAMAYQRFHGVETRIVRIFNTFGPRMRLRDGRVVPAFGSQALRGEPITVFGDGRQTRSFCYVSDLVRGIDRLLMSDYPLPVNLGNPREMTILEFAKKIIEVTGSRSEIVFKPLPEDDPKVRQPDISLAKEILGWQPEVSLEDGLKITFDYFRSRIDRLNPAAQ